GTGTACCCGTTACGCTTTGCCCATAATGCCGTCTCGTACATGAGGAGGTTGTTTGGTCTGAGCTCGAAATACGTATCGTCAGACCCTCCAAAATGATAGTACGCCGTAGAGAAACCGTGCATGAGAAGATAGACAGAGGCAACCTGATCACCGACGTATGCGAAGAACAGTGAAGTTCTTTTCCGTCCTAAGAGCTTCGAACAGTTGAAGAAGTAATCCTCCGGAAAGAACCACCGTTCGGCCGCCTCGTTTCTCTTCATTGTTCGATAATAGAGGGCGTTGAACGTAGTGAAAGCCTTGGCGTCAGGTTCGATTTTTTCGATCCTCACGCCACTATTCTTTGCTTTCTGGATACTGCTGCGATGACCTCTACTGATGCGGCCCCAGAATTCGTCTTCATCCAATGTCAGATCAATGTAAACCACAGCTTTCTGCAAAGACACACCACTGACTCCGGCACTGATTGCAAGAATGTGATTACCGATCAGGGGATGACAACTCGTGAATTCCGAGGCAAACTTCTGTTGGTAGAAATAGTCGAGCAGATGTTCTTCAAACTTCGACAGAAGTTGCTGAAGCCTGGTAGAGCTTGTATTCGAAAGCGGCCCCCCATATCCATAGGGGTTTGTGACATCATAGTATTCCTTCGTGACGTGCTGGTCCTTCAAGAACGGCAGCTCGTTCAATGCTCTCTTGACAAAAGGCTGAATCACGAAGTAGTCCTCATTTCCATAAAAGGCAAGAAACGGCTCGTATCCGTACGTTTCCCGGTAGATGAGTCCGTACTGAGGCAGAAAGTGTATGTCGCGATCTGCAGCCGGAAGACGCATGATCAGC
This Syntrophorhabdaceae bacterium DNA region includes the following protein-coding sequences:
- a CDS encoding GNAT family N-acetyltransferase; this translates as MRLPAADRDIHFLPQYGLIYRETYGYEPFLAFYGNEDYFVIQPFVKRALNELPFLKDQHVTKEYYDVTNPYGYGGPLSNTSSTRLQQLLSKFEEHLLDYFYQQKFASEFTSCHPLIGNHILAISAGVSGVSLQKAVVYIDLTLDEDEFWGRISRGHRSSIQKAKNSGVRIEKIEPDAKAFTTFNALYYRTMKRNEAAERWFFPEDYFFNCSKLLGRKRTSLFFAYVGDQVASVYLLMHGFSTAYYHFGGSDDTYFELRPNNLLMYETALWAKRNGYTRYHLGGGVTSSPGDSLFAFKHRFSGRTAELYTYYRVLHDQTYAELCSYKIAHEQQTLGHVLSSDYFPAYRR